Below is a window of Desulfovibrionales bacterium DNA.
ACGGGCTTATAGAAAAAGCACGTTATTTTGCCGTAAACGCGCTCCCGGAGGGGAGACAGGATCTGGCCAAACATTTTGGGCTTAAGAGCGGCAGGAAGGTGGATAAATTTGAAGGCATCTCCTTTTTTGATGCCCCCAATGGGTCGCCGGTCTTAAACGATGCCCTGGCCTACTTTGAGTGCAGCCTGACGGACTCCTTTACCGCCGGGGATCACACGCTTTTTGTCGGGGAAGTGGTCTCGGCGAAGATACTCAAGGAAGGTGTCCGGCCCCTCATCTTTCGCTGGGAAGATTATTTTTGATGGCCGGCCGACCTGCCTATGGCGTGGACAAAGGAACACGAAAATTAGTCAGGCGTGACGCTTGTCACATTACTTAAACGTATAAACCTTCCGTATGGGTTTGATCACCTTCCATGTGCATTTAAGCCCCTTGGGAAAGGTGACCAAGTCGCCCTTGTTGATTTCTACCGTGCCTGACGGGGTTTTTACCTCTACCTTGCCTTCAAATACGTAGGCCGTCTCTTCAGCGTCGTACTCCCAGTCAAAGGCGCTCGGCTCGCACGACCAGGGACTCCATCTGTCTATACCCAACGTATCCAGCTCTTCCTTAGATGGTTTCTTGATTCTTATCTCAGACATGATATGACCTCCATTCTCTTAGGATCAAGGCCTAATGTCATGCCGGATCCCCAATCAAGTTGAGGACAGGCTTGATCCGGCATCCAGTTTCTTACTGGATTCCTGCTTTTGGGGGAATGACGGCATTCGGGTATTTTGTCACCGGAGTATTATAATCCTATACGCCATATTTTTTAAAGAACAATAATTATTTTGCATATGTGTTTTAAAGGACAAATGATAGCCTATGGAATTTTATGCCCATAGCATTTACGGAAAGCCGGTTGATGATTGGCACCGGCTTGAAGAACATGAGGGGACTGTCCCAGATTTACGGATGGAGCAAAACGGAGTCGTAGAATCGGGACTGTTCCCGGCTAAGAGAAGCGCTGCATTGTTCGCGGCAGAATTCGGCTGCGGGGAGTGGGGGTATCCGGCGGGGCTGTGGCATGTCAATAGATCCCGATTTATCGGGAAGTTGGGGAAGTATTCGTCTTTTAGAGCGAAGTCATTGGAACATATAGGGGTTGGTGCAGTGAAACCGGTTGACAAGATTCACGATATATGGCATAGTAGCTACAAATGTAGCTACATGGAGGTATGCAATGAAATTCGCTAATGTTAGGGAACTCAAGAACAAGACATCCGAGATATTGAGAAATGCCGAGAAAGAGGCCGTGATTATAACCTCAAACGGCAAGCCGCGGGCAATTGTCACTGCGATCTCGGAGGAGGACTTTGAAGACTATCTCCTCGAAAAGAGCGCCGGTCTTCAGGACATGCTCGCGGAGGCACAAGCAGAGTACCGGAGCAAGGGCGGCGTGACATTGAAAGCTTACCTGTCTAAAAGGGGAAAAAAGCGTGGATAAGTTTCAGATCGTCCTTTCACCTCCTGCGATTAAAGACCTTGACGGCTTCAGCGACGGTGTTTGCGGAAAGATTGTTCGAGCATTAGAGGAACTCAGGGACAACCCTTTTCCCAGAGGGAAAGCAATCAAAAAAATCAAAGGGACGAATTCAGATTATTACAGGCTCAGAGTGGACAAGTACCGGGTGTTCTATATAATCGAAGGCAATCGCGCTATAGTTTTGCGAATTTTCAACAAAAAAGATGTTGAACGGTTTATCAGGAATCTGAACTGAAAAATTAACCCATAAATGACGGACTGATATATTAAAGCTGACTGCATGAAGGTAAAATGAATTTGGAAACAAACATCGCAGTTTTCAGGGGCAAGGCGTGAATTCAAGTTGTAAGTGCACCATTTGATGTCTGCCAGAACACTTCATGTGGAGACCGGTAGTTGAGGCGCTTTCTTGGTCTAGAAGAGATCAGCGTTGTTGAAATTTATCACTTTTAAAGTGTAATTCACTATTTTCAACAATGTTCTACGCTTTTGTAATATCTATTGCTATATATAACGTTATCCGTTATAATTTAAATTATCGAAAATATCAAACCATGAGGAAGCCTGGTGATTAAATCATTCCGTGACAGGGGCACAGAGGATGTCTTTGACAGGAAAAATACCAGAGAGGCGCGCCGGACCTGTCCACAGCAAATCTGGCGAGTGGCACAGCGAAAACTCGATCAACTCAACGGTGTAGTTTCCCTGGAGTCATTGAAAATTCCACCGGGGAACTTTCTGGAAGCCCTTAAGGATGATCGGAACGGACAACACAGCATACGGATTAACGACCAGTTCCGTGTGTGTTTTGTGTGGACAGACGATGGCGCGGAGAACGTCGAAATAACCGATTACCACTGAATCGTGAAGGAGAAGAATATGGTTCGCATACCAAAACATGGCCCGCCGACGCATCCCGGCGAAATGCTGTTGGAGGAGTTTCTCAAACCCCTGAATATGACGCAGAGTGAGTTGGCGGAAAAGCTCGGTGTCTCATATCCTCGTGTTAATGAGCTGATTAATGGGAAGCGAGGGATAACCCCAGACACAGCGCTTCGTCTGGAGAAACTTTTTGGTATGGAGGCACAGTTTTGGCTTAATTTGCAGTTGGCATGGGATCTATATCATGTAACTCATTCATCAATTGCGAAGGAGCTAAAGAAGATAAAAAGATTACCTGTATTGGCTCACGTCTAAACCGTCTCGGTGAATTCAAGTTGTAAGCGCGCCGCGTAAGGAGCTTGTATTGATGGCAAATGAAGACCTGTCGAAATTGAAGATAGACAAGACTGCAGAAGTCTATAGGCCGCAGAAGAAGCGTAAGGTGTTCTGTTGGATAGCCGGGGTAATTGTTCTTGCGCTTGCGATTATCCTTTTTGCAAAAGGAGTTTTTACGCCCGCTATTGAGGTAGAGCCGGCAAATGTAACACAGATATATCCATCACAGACATTTACCCTTCTCAATGCCAGCGGGTATGTTGTAGCCCAGCGGAAGGCTGCCGTTGCTTCAAAGGTAACCGGACGTCTCGTATCGCTGACAGTAGAAGAAGGCAACAGAGTAAAAAAGGGAGAGATTATCGCCCGTCTTGAAAACGATGACGTTATCGCGGCACGCAGCCAGGCGGAAGCAAACCTGAACGCGGTACGATATAACCTTGAACAGGCAAAGGCGGAACTGAATGACGCCACGGTCTCTTTCGAACGATACAAGAATCTGATAGAGGAGGGGTTTGTTTCAAAGGCCGACTATGACGTTTCAGATGCACGGTACAGAAAGGCAGCCGCTGCGGTTGCAGGAGCTGAGGCAGCGGTCAAGGCAGGTAATGCGGCCCTTCAGAGCGCAAATGTCGCGGTCGAATATACTTTTATACGTGCCCCGTTTGATGCGGTGGTTTTGACAAAAAATGCGGATATCGGAGATATCATCACTCCCATAGGCGCTGCTGCCGATGCCAAGGCGGCTGTAGTAACCATTGCCGATATGGAGTCGCTCCTGGTGGAAGTCGATGTATCGGAATCGAACCTTCAGATGGTAACGACGGGGCAGCCGTGCGAGATACAGCTTGATGCCTTGCCTGATTCACGATTCCGCGGAGTCGTTCATATGATCGTACCCACAGCTGATCGCACGAAAGCGACGATATTGGTGAAAGTCCGTTTTGTTGATAAAGACAGCAGGGTATTGCCCGAGATGAGCGCCAAGGCGGCATTTCTTTCACGGGAAATAAAAGACGATGAACAAAAGCCGCGCACCGCTCTTAATCCCGCTGCCGTAACAGACCGGAGAGGCAGGGCATCGGTTTTTCTTATCGAAGAGAACAGGGCGGTTGAGACGCCGGTGACGTTGGGTGAAAAGCTCGGCGATATGGTGGAGGTTCTGGGCGGTGTGAAGGCAGGGGACAGGGTGGTGCTGAGACCGCTGGATAAGGTTAAAAACGGCTCGAGGATAAAAATCGCGGAAAAGTAATGGACAACACGCCGATTGTAGAAATAAGGAAGCTTTCCAAGTCATATCGCCGCGGCAACCAGATTATCTCTGTTTTAAATGAGATATCTCTGGATATCAGCCGGGGAGAATTCATGGCCCTGATGGGGCCGTCAGGATCCGGAAAGACGACCCTGTTGAACCTGATAGCCGGGATAGACCGGCCGGACAGCGGAACGATAACGGTAG
It encodes the following:
- a CDS encoding efflux RND transporter periplasmic adaptor subunit, with the protein product MANEDLSKLKIDKTAEVYRPQKKRKVFCWIAGVIVLALAIILFAKGVFTPAIEVEPANVTQIYPSQTFTLLNASGYVVAQRKAAVASKVTGRLVSLTVEEGNRVKKGEIIARLENDDVIAARSQAEANLNAVRYNLEQAKAELNDATVSFERYKNLIEEGFVSKADYDVSDARYRKAAAAVAGAEAAVKAGNAALQSANVAVEYTFIRAPFDAVVLTKNADIGDIITPIGAAADAKAAVVTIADMESLLVEVDVSESNLQMVTTGQPCEIQLDALPDSRFRGVVHMIVPTADRTKATILVKVRFVDKDSRVLPEMSAKAAFLSREIKDDEQKPRTALNPAAVTDRRGRASVFLIEENRAVETPVTLGEKLGDMVEVLGGVKAGDRVVLRPLDKVKNGSRIKIAEK
- a CDS encoding type II toxin-antitoxin system RelE/ParE family toxin gives rise to the protein MIKSFRDRGTEDVFDRKNTREARRTCPQQIWRVAQRKLDQLNGVVSLESLKIPPGNFLEALKDDRNGQHSIRINDQFRVCFVWTDDGAENVEITDYH
- a CDS encoding flavin reductase family protein; amino-acid sequence: MQQIVSKAISHGVYIVTARFRDNSNGMTAAWISQASMRPLLLMASIAPMRYTHGLIEKARYFAVNALPEGRQDLAKHFGLKSGRKVDKFEGISFFDAPNGSPVLNDALAYFECSLTDSFTAGDHTLFVGEVVSAKILKEGVRPLIFRWEDYF
- a CDS encoding type II toxin-antitoxin system Phd/YefM family antitoxin encodes the protein MKFANVRELKNKTSEILRNAEKEAVIITSNGKPRAIVTAISEEDFEDYLLEKSAGLQDMLAEAQAEYRSKGGVTLKAYLSKRGKKRG
- a CDS encoding cupin domain-containing protein; the protein is MSEIRIKKPSKEELDTLGIDRWSPWSCEPSAFDWEYDAEETAYVFEGKVEVKTPSGTVEINKGDLVTFPKGLKCTWKVIKPIRKVYTFK
- a CDS encoding type II toxin-antitoxin system RelE/ParE family toxin, which codes for MDKFQIVLSPPAIKDLDGFSDGVCGKIVRALEELRDNPFPRGKAIKKIKGTNSDYYRLRVDKYRVFYIIEGNRAIVLRIFNKKDVERFIRNLN
- a CDS encoding HigA family addiction module antitoxin, yielding MVRIPKHGPPTHPGEMLLEEFLKPLNMTQSELAEKLGVSYPRVNELINGKRGITPDTALRLEKLFGMEAQFWLNLQLAWDLYHVTHSSIAKELKKIKRLPVLAHV